The Paraburkholderia hospita genome includes a window with the following:
- a CDS encoding EAL domain-containing protein, which translates to MPVNVAWREAVVSRRRNLLEVMILIAVIALALLAGYHFASERSQAQQRVVTQDIHDSIDRIMTASRVDERRLANLAGTPCPDIQAELTLRDVFVPYRRSAMMVRDGQVYCATLLGHLSIPVTAYLGRSGAGQQITLLAGTPMMPDVPVMVIYAPVDSRRGILYVVEGAYIADILARARTSGARSASVSDGAGGTITSDGRFVKTDAHASDMSEILVRVEADAARLRADLILTEIFALLAGLIACAVLIGGYHAGFTPRQRLERQVRAGLRRNEFYVEYQAIVDLETGAWTGAEALLRWRHPRLGLIMPGTFIGEIETTSVIAPLTDFVLATALAELESCSFPDGFRVNINLAPKHIEMHCFPHDIASTLRHRPTRFQVVLEITERGLLNGLAVSHGNLMSLKSYGVKYAVDDFGTDNSNLALLQRFPFDYIKIDRQFIIGIAGHGRQLVEGITYLANKLHLTVVAEGVEEPGQRDALKEIGIRYAQGYLFQRPASILEFERMYHHLLHNPSQEPMDVPGR; encoded by the coding sequence ATGCCTGTGAATGTCGCATGGCGGGAGGCGGTTGTGTCGCGTCGACGCAACCTGCTGGAAGTGATGATTCTGATTGCGGTTATCGCACTGGCTTTGCTCGCCGGGTACCACTTCGCATCCGAACGGTCACAGGCGCAGCAACGGGTCGTAACGCAGGATATCCACGACTCGATTGATCGCATCATGACGGCCAGCCGCGTTGACGAACGCAGACTCGCGAATCTTGCCGGCACGCCCTGCCCGGACATTCAGGCAGAGCTCACCTTGCGGGACGTATTCGTCCCGTATCGCCGGTCCGCGATGATGGTTCGGGACGGGCAGGTGTACTGCGCGACCCTGCTCGGACATCTGTCCATTCCCGTCACCGCCTATCTCGGTCGTAGTGGTGCCGGGCAGCAGATCACTCTGCTGGCCGGAACCCCGATGATGCCGGACGTGCCTGTCATGGTGATCTATGCCCCGGTCGACAGCCGACGCGGCATCCTGTACGTCGTCGAGGGCGCCTACATCGCAGACATTCTCGCGCGCGCCAGGACGTCGGGTGCAAGGAGCGCGTCGGTCTCAGATGGGGCGGGCGGCACAATCACGAGCGACGGCCGGTTCGTGAAAACCGATGCGCATGCGTCAGATATGAGTGAGATCCTTGTCAGGGTGGAAGCAGACGCCGCGCGGCTAAGAGCAGACCTCATCCTGACCGAAATCTTTGCGTTACTGGCCGGCCTCATTGCCTGCGCAGTGCTGATTGGCGGGTATCACGCGGGTTTCACACCGCGTCAGCGACTGGAAAGACAGGTTCGTGCAGGCCTGCGGCGCAATGAATTTTACGTGGAGTATCAGGCGATCGTCGACCTGGAAACGGGTGCGTGGACGGGTGCCGAGGCGCTGCTGCGCTGGCGGCATCCGCGGCTGGGTCTGATCATGCCGGGTACATTCATCGGCGAGATAGAAACGACTTCTGTCATTGCGCCGCTGACCGATTTCGTACTGGCGACGGCGCTCGCGGAACTGGAGTCCTGCAGTTTTCCGGACGGCTTCAGGGTCAACATCAATCTCGCACCGAAGCATATTGAAATGCACTGCTTTCCGCATGACATCGCTTCGACGCTCAGACATCGGCCCACGCGCTTCCAGGTTGTGCTCGAGATCACAGAGCGCGGACTGCTCAACGGTCTGGCTGTCAGCCACGGGAACCTGATGAGCCTCAAGAGCTATGGCGTGAAGTACGCTGTCGATGATTTCGGCACGGATAACAGTAACCTCGCCCTGCTGCAGCGTTTTCCGTTCGACTACATCAAGATCGACCGGCAGTTCATCATCGGAATAGCCGGTCACGGCCGACAGCTGGTTGAGGGAATCACCTATCTTGCAAACAAGCTTCACCTGACCGTGGTCGCAGAAGGTGTCGAGGAACCCGGGCAACGCGACGCGCTGAAGGAAATCGGCATCAGGTACGCACAGGGTTACCTGTTCCAGAGGCCGGCAAGCATCCTGGAGTTCGAGCGGATGTACCATCATTTACTTCACAACCCGTCGCAAGAGCCGATGGATGTGCCCGGCCGATAA
- the phbB gene encoding acetoacetyl-CoA reductase: MTKQIAVVTGGMGGLGEAISIKLHDAGYAVVVTYSPGNTGANEWLARMEAEGRQFRAYAVDVADYDSCEKCMARIKAEVGPIDILINNAGITRDASFKKLDKVNWDAVIRTNLDSVFNMTKSVCDSMVERGWGRIINVSSIIGSKGGFGQTNYAAAKAGMHGFTKSLALEVAKKGVTVNTISPGYIATKMVMAVPEAIRETKIIPQIPVGRLGQPGEVAALVLYLCSREAGFVTGANIAINGGQHLQ; encoded by the coding sequence ATGACAAAGCAGATCGCGGTAGTAACGGGCGGCATGGGTGGGCTGGGCGAGGCGATCAGCATCAAGTTGCATGACGCCGGTTACGCGGTTGTAGTCACCTATTCGCCCGGCAACACCGGTGCGAACGAGTGGCTCGCACGCATGGAAGCCGAGGGACGACAGTTTCGCGCATACGCGGTCGACGTCGCCGACTACGATTCGTGCGAAAAATGCATGGCGCGGATCAAAGCGGAAGTCGGACCGATCGACATCCTGATCAACAACGCCGGCATCACGCGCGACGCCAGCTTCAAAAAACTGGACAAGGTCAATTGGGACGCGGTAATCCGCACCAACCTCGATTCGGTGTTCAACATGACGAAATCAGTGTGCGACAGCATGGTCGAGCGCGGCTGGGGCCGCATCATCAACGTATCGTCGATCATCGGGTCCAAGGGTGGGTTCGGGCAGACCAACTATGCGGCGGCAAAGGCCGGCATGCATGGTTTCACGAAATCGCTGGCGCTCGAGGTGGCGAAAAAAGGCGTCACCGTCAACACGATCTCGCCCGGCTATATCGCGACGAAGATGGTGATGGCAGTGCCCGAGGCAATCCGCGAGACGAAGATCATTCCGCAGATTCCGGTCGGCCGGCTCGGGCAGCCGGGCGAAGTTGCCGCACTCGTGCTGTACCTGTGCTCGCGCGAAGCGGGCTTCGTGACCGGCGCCAACATTGCGATCAACGGCGGGCAACACCTGCAGTGA
- a CDS encoding GDCCVxC domain-containing (seleno)protein: MWIYECRYCKTVIMPKVGDNCVFCSYGTIRCPPM; this comes from the coding sequence ATGTGGATTTACGAATGCCGATATTGCAAGACTGTCATTATGCCAAAAGTGGGCGACAACTGCGTATTCTGCTCATATGGCACCATCAGGTGCCCTCCGATGTAG
- a CDS encoding acylphosphatase: MESHDKDEPLETRLVQVRGQVQGIGYREACVRRATALGITGWVRNRMDGSVEAMLQGSPEQLEEMCAWLSEGMSAALVDTLEVTELQPPFARFDNFERLPTL; this comes from the coding sequence ATGGAATCTCACGACAAGGACGAACCGCTTGAGACCCGACTGGTCCAGGTGCGTGGTCAGGTACAGGGCATCGGCTATCGAGAGGCGTGTGTACGCCGCGCGACCGCGCTAGGCATCACCGGCTGGGTTCGCAACCGTATGGATGGGTCGGTAGAGGCGATGCTGCAGGGCTCGCCGGAGCAGCTGGAAGAAATGTGCGCATGGCTCAGTGAGGGCATGTCCGCAGCGCTTGTCGACACGCTCGAGGTAACCGAATTGCAGCCGCCATTTGCCCGCTTTGACAACTTCGAGCGCTTACCCACGCTGTAG
- a CDS encoding phasin family protein gives MALSSPEQIAASQKASLDAFFGLTGMVFEGVEKLVALNLQVVKSTLAESLENLTKAPGISDPQQWFTPQAGFTAPFAEKSLSYGRQLFEIASTTQAEVAQLAQTQYERYNARVQMFIEEAAKSAPAGSEAAIAAWKSAINATTTLCESLQKTGQQAVEMAGTNLEAVTASTSKAGRRSDESAAVTASAKH, from the coding sequence ATGGCTCTATCGAGTCCCGAGCAAATCGCCGCATCGCAGAAGGCCAGCCTCGACGCATTCTTCGGATTGACCGGCATGGTCTTTGAAGGCGTCGAAAAACTGGTTGCGCTAAACCTGCAGGTCGTCAAGTCCACGCTGGCGGAGTCGCTAGAGAACCTGACGAAGGCGCCCGGCATATCAGACCCGCAGCAGTGGTTCACACCGCAAGCCGGTTTCACTGCGCCTTTCGCTGAGAAATCACTGTCATACGGCCGTCAACTCTTCGAAATCGCGTCAACCACGCAGGCTGAGGTCGCGCAACTCGCACAGACACAGTACGAACGGTATAACGCCCGCGTGCAGATGTTCATCGAGGAAGCGGCGAAGAGTGCTCCCGCGGGTTCCGAAGCGGCGATCGCCGCGTGGAAGTCCGCGATCAACGCCACCACCACTCTGTGCGAATCGCTGCAGAAGACGGGGCAACAGGCCGTAGAGATGGCCGGGACCAATCTCGAAGCCGTCACGGCCTCAACGTCCAAGGCCGGCAGGCGCAGTGACGAATCGGCCGCCGTAACTGCGAGTGCGAAGCACTAA
- a CDS encoding GGDEF domain-containing protein produces the protein MTTAMQTEEPFALIRFITQRYARLVLVAFALVPAYLIGYLYFFQDRTLKFENHAFHEIAIAVATLEGLFVTYVTWQCYRSSGEPLLRWMMLGFFGFVLIYALHGAFTGFAHHDIWLFLAYGPASRLAMSVLLLIALLSYRQPADPAGRRVGRRYWLTWAIAFLVVDVLVALLATSTFAGIAPLRLMESAALILSVLNVAVLMLRRIRSPLMVIYGISVTSFALSSLAFLLGSPWNHMWWLAHVIFASGFFLLSYGVVQAFLTTRSFATIYSHEELTARLAEAMARTESALQEVQRTNQKLEHLAATDPLTGAANRRHFIERVEAEVARARRDGIPFSLLALDLDNFKWVNDAYGHQVGDTVLQGFVQACLDAIRPYNGVARVGGEEFMVLLSRTSLDAALAIGERIRAATAGTTFAGETGRKVSITVSIGISQFGSDGDTIDALLRTADQRLYHAKRHGRNRVTAT, from the coding sequence GTGACTACTGCGATGCAGACAGAAGAGCCGTTTGCGCTCATCCGGTTCATTACACAGAGGTATGCGCGGCTGGTACTCGTGGCCTTCGCGCTCGTTCCTGCTTATCTGATCGGCTACCTGTACTTCTTTCAGGACCGGACGCTCAAATTCGAGAATCACGCGTTTCATGAAATTGCCATCGCGGTGGCGACGCTCGAGGGTCTCTTTGTTACGTATGTGACGTGGCAGTGTTACCGCTCTTCCGGCGAGCCATTGCTGCGATGGATGATGCTAGGTTTCTTCGGGTTCGTCCTGATCTACGCGCTGCATGGAGCGTTCACGGGATTCGCGCATCACGACATCTGGCTCTTCCTCGCGTACGGGCCGGCATCGCGGCTGGCAATGTCGGTTTTGCTGCTGATCGCGCTGTTATCGTACCGGCAGCCTGCAGATCCCGCCGGCCGGCGCGTGGGGAGAAGATACTGGCTGACCTGGGCTATCGCCTTCCTTGTCGTGGACGTACTGGTCGCACTTCTGGCGACTTCGACGTTTGCCGGCATCGCTCCACTGCGACTCATGGAGAGCGCCGCGCTCATTCTCTCGGTACTGAATGTTGCCGTCCTGATGCTGCGCCGGATCCGATCCCCGCTGATGGTGATCTACGGCATCTCGGTGACGTCGTTTGCGCTGTCGTCGCTTGCGTTCCTTCTGGGAAGCCCGTGGAACCACATGTGGTGGCTGGCACATGTCATCTTCGCCAGCGGATTCTTTCTGCTCAGTTATGGCGTCGTCCAGGCCTTTCTCACGACCCGGTCATTCGCCACGATCTACAGTCATGAGGAATTGACAGCGCGGCTCGCCGAGGCGATGGCGCGCACGGAAAGCGCGTTGCAGGAAGTGCAGCGCACTAACCAGAAGCTCGAGCATCTGGCGGCGACCGACCCGCTGACGGGCGCGGCGAACCGGCGTCATTTCATCGAACGTGTCGAAGCAGAGGTCGCGCGCGCCCGGAGAGACGGTATCCCGTTTTCCCTGCTGGCGCTTGATCTCGATAACTTCAAATGGGTTAACGATGCCTATGGGCATCAGGTCGGTGACACAGTCCTGCAGGGGTTCGTACAGGCATGCCTCGACGCGATCCGGCCATACAATGGCGTCGCGCGGGTTGGCGGTGAGGAGTTCATGGTGCTGCTGTCCCGCACGTCGCTAGATGCTGCCCTCGCGATCGGCGAACGTATCCGCGCGGCGACTGCCGGCACCACATTCGCGGGTGAAACCGGACGCAAGGTTTCCATCACGGTCAGTATCGGCATCTCCCAGTTCGGCAGTGATGGCGACACGATCGATGCCCTTCTTCGTACCGCCGACCAGCGGCTCTACCACGCGAAGCGTCATGGCCGCAACCGTGTGACAGCTACATAG
- a CDS encoding SurA N-terminal domain-containing protein, producing the protein MKNAAERVEQMTCRIHSFIARFAAFVACACPLGVMAEGGTSALAATSGSRPPSSVIVATVNDEIITQADLDNAVTVSGARDTTVLRRTLRHRLIAMELLRQAAEKPRHVNATRGIRRASEASGIIEVIRQYLRDTVRPSAVTEADVWARYAQVIKSLETSTQRSTVSAETADRLLTAGRLTSFARRAAPDRDSVAPQANSEVRRNVSPPVNPSTLVSFADGTPGTPTTPGNEWGLCEPDATGDRQIPSYDTLRDSIRTQLETERLDEAIRTVVDDLMTQADISE; encoded by the coding sequence TTGAAAAATGCTGCCGAGAGGGTCGAACAGATGACGTGCAGGATCCATTCTTTCATCGCCAGGTTTGCCGCATTTGTCGCCTGTGCATGTCCTCTTGGGGTGATGGCAGAGGGCGGCACATCGGCATTGGCTGCCACGAGTGGATCACGACCACCGTCATCCGTAATCGTCGCGACCGTCAACGATGAGATCATCACGCAAGCGGACCTCGATAACGCGGTTACCGTGTCCGGTGCGCGCGACACGACTGTCTTGCGCCGCACGCTCAGGCACCGCCTCATCGCAATGGAATTATTGCGGCAGGCTGCGGAGAAACCGCGGCATGTCAATGCGACGCGGGGTATTCGGCGAGCGTCTGAAGCGAGTGGAATCATCGAAGTTATCCGGCAGTACCTGCGCGATACGGTGCGTCCCTCGGCAGTGACCGAGGCCGATGTCTGGGCTCGCTATGCACAGGTCATCAAAAGCCTGGAGACGAGCACGCAAAGATCGACGGTTTCCGCAGAGACCGCTGATCGTCTGCTAACGGCCGGCCGGCTGACTTCATTCGCTCGCCGCGCCGCGCCGGACCGGGATTCGGTGGCGCCGCAAGCAAACAGCGAAGTCAGACGGAACGTATCGCCGCCGGTCAACCCATCAACGCTTGTATCTTTTGCGGACGGCACGCCCGGTACACCCACCACGCCCGGCAATGAATGGGGATTGTGCGAACCCGATGCGACTGGAGACAGGCAGATTCCCAGCTATGACACATTGCGGGACAGCATCCGGACGCAACTGGAAACGGAACGGCTGGATGAAGCCATTCGCACCGTCGTCGATGACCTGATGACACAGGCCGACATCAGCGAATAA